The Aspergillus chevalieri M1 DNA, chromosome 5, nearly complete sequence genome includes a region encoding these proteins:
- a CDS encoding uncharacterized protein (InterPro:IPR036291) has product MHQANLARIKDFDPAPKTAIPRDGRAEEVASVAVFLLSDESSYVTGAAWSVDGGANA; this is encoded by the coding sequence ATGCACCAAGCGAACCTGGCCCGTATTAAGGACTTTGATCCTGCCCCAAAAACAGCAATTCCCCGTGACGGAAGAGCCGAGGAAGTGGCAAGCGTGGCGGTCTTCTTGCTCAGCGACGAAAGTAGCTACGTGACTGGTGCTGCTTGGAGCGTGGATGGGGGCGCCAATGCCTAG
- a CDS encoding SDR family NAD(P)-dependent oxidoreductase (COG:Q;~EggNog:ENOG410Q23G;~InterPro:IPR036291,IPR002347;~PFAM:PF08659,PF00106,PF13561;~go_process: GO:0055114 - oxidation-reduction process [Evidence IEA]) yields the protein MASMQNKVFAIFGGASGMGLVTARFLLARGARVAVCDISADNLKQLHTSLPTDQNSHCFVQTGSVTDESAVEAFLTKTKSNFGKLNGVANYAGVPGHKLGTEAIWQTSQEEYHFIMDVNIRGLFNVLTASLRPGFL from the coding sequence ATGGCATCCATGCAGAACAAAGTCTTTGCAATCTTTGGCGGCGCCTCGGGCATGGGCTTGGTGACAGCCCGCTTTCTCCTGGCAAGAGGTGCCCGGGTGGCGGTCTGTGATATCTCTGCCGACAACCTGAAGCAACTCCATACGAGCCTCCCTACGGATCAGAATTCACATTGTTTCGTCCAAACCGGAAGCGTAACCGATGAGTCCGCCGTTGAAGCATTTCTCACGAAAACCAAGTCGAATTTTGGGAAACTGAATGGTGTCGCCAACTATGCTGGGGTTCCGGGTCACAAATTAGGCACAGAGGCCATCTGGCAGACGAGCCAGGAAGAGTATCATTTCATCATGGACGTCAATATCAGGGGATTGTTCAATGTGCTCACAGCTTCCCTACGTCCGGGCTTCCTCTAG